In Saccharomonospora marina XMU15, one genomic interval encodes:
- a CDS encoding FecCD family ABC transporter permease → MATTLARDARSRVAARTRWVWPLSVGVLAVVVCASLLWGVRDIPFEVAWEALLAHDPSNADHVVIWNQRMPRTLIGLLAGAALGVAGALLQGLTRNPIADPGLLGINAGASLAVISAIALFGVTDPAGFVWFAFVGGATAAALVYAAATIGPEGPTPVTLTLLGAAVTATATSAITLVLLTDQSVFAEYRFWSVGALVNRPGELVLLILPVATVGLVLAAASARFLDAVALGEDLAKGLGQSINRGRLRVLAAAVLLAGGATALVGPIAFVGLLVPHLARALAGTSYGRVLPVSAVLGPVVLLVADVLGRLLVRPAEVEAGVVVAFVGAPVLIWLVRHQKQVSM, encoded by the coding sequence GTGGCCACGACCCTTGCGCGTGACGCTCGTTCCCGAGTCGCTGCGCGCACCCGGTGGGTCTGGCCGCTCAGCGTCGGCGTGCTCGCCGTGGTCGTATGCGCGAGCCTGCTCTGGGGAGTACGGGACATCCCGTTCGAGGTCGCATGGGAAGCGCTGCTCGCGCACGATCCCTCCAACGCCGACCACGTGGTCATCTGGAACCAGCGCATGCCGAGGACCTTGATCGGCCTGCTCGCCGGGGCCGCGTTGGGTGTGGCGGGCGCGCTGCTACAGGGACTGACCAGGAACCCGATCGCAGACCCCGGACTGCTCGGCATCAACGCGGGTGCCTCGCTCGCGGTGATTTCGGCGATCGCCCTGTTCGGCGTCACCGACCCCGCCGGGTTCGTGTGGTTCGCCTTCGTCGGTGGGGCAACCGCTGCCGCCCTCGTCTACGCGGCGGCGACAATTGGGCCCGAAGGCCCGACTCCGGTGACACTGACGCTGCTGGGAGCCGCTGTGACGGCTACCGCGACCTCGGCGATCACGCTGGTCTTGCTCACCGACCAATCCGTCTTCGCCGAGTACCGCTTCTGGTCGGTGGGAGCTTTGGTCAACCGCCCCGGCGAACTCGTCCTGCTGATACTCCCGGTGGCGACGGTGGGCCTGGTCCTCGCGGCGGCCAGTGCCCGGTTCCTGGACGCCGTGGCGCTTGGCGAGGACCTCGCCAAGGGGCTCGGACAGAGCATCAACCGAGGTCGACTGCGGGTACTGGCCGCGGCGGTGTTGCTGGCCGGTGGCGCGACCGCGCTGGTAGGGCCGATCGCGTTCGTCGGCCTGCTCGTTCCACACCTCGCCAGGGCGCTCGCGGGCACCAGCTACGGCAGGGTGCTGCCCGTCTCGGCCGTACTCGGTCCGGTGGTGCTGCTGGTCGCGGACGTGCTCGGCCGCTTGCTGGTCCGTCCCGCGGAGGTGGAGGCCGGGGTGGTGGTCGCGTTCGTGGGGGCTCCGGTGTTGATCTGGCTGGTGCGGCACCAGAAGCAGGTGTCGATGTGA
- a CDS encoding FecCD family ABC transporter permease produces the protein MPGSPVEVRTPTSTRRELTRAFRVRRIRRLTVSIALAAVAAGLALVALLLGEFPVSPAEALAVALGTEQGPARLVLVEFRLPRLVAALLVGMALGTAGALFQSVLRNSLASPDIIGVSQGASVGAVVAVLGLGLAGLWVFAAAWLGALAVAAVNLALAWRGGLTGRRFVLCGIALSFACTSVTSYLLARGDIREAHTVLLWLAGSVGSATYGDLARLAGVVFVLLPIARLLEARLAVLELGEDTAVGLGVAASTTRLTAIVLGVGLAAAAVAMAGPVGFVALTAGPIARRLIGDGKPALVAGALVGAAVTLGADIVAAHLVPGDVVPVGVITGLVGGPYLFWLLARSRGVGRDS, from the coding sequence ATGCCCGGGTCGCCGGTCGAAGTGCGAACTCCTACGAGCACCCGGCGCGAGCTCACTCGCGCGTTTCGGGTACGGCGCATCCGCCGCCTCACCGTCTCGATCGCCCTGGCCGCCGTTGCGGCGGGACTGGCGCTCGTGGCACTGCTGCTGGGCGAGTTCCCGGTGAGCCCGGCCGAGGCACTGGCGGTGGCGCTGGGCACGGAGCAAGGACCCGCACGCCTGGTACTCGTCGAGTTCCGGCTTCCTCGCCTGGTGGCGGCGCTGCTGGTAGGGATGGCGCTGGGCACGGCAGGGGCACTGTTTCAGTCCGTGCTCCGCAACTCCCTTGCCAGCCCCGACATCATCGGCGTCAGCCAGGGCGCCTCGGTGGGCGCCGTAGTGGCCGTTCTCGGGTTGGGATTGGCCGGGTTGTGGGTCTTTGCCGCGGCGTGGCTGGGGGCGTTGGCCGTCGCCGCGGTCAACCTGGCGCTGGCGTGGCGCGGCGGCCTTACCGGTCGGCGGTTCGTGCTCTGTGGGATCGCTTTGTCGTTCGCCTGCACGAGCGTCACCTCGTACCTGCTCGCACGTGGTGACATCCGCGAGGCCCACACCGTGTTGCTGTGGCTGGCCGGGTCGGTCGGTTCGGCGACCTACGGCGACCTCGCACGGCTCGCGGGCGTCGTCTTCGTGCTACTGCCCATCGCGCGGCTTCTCGAGGCGCGGCTGGCGGTGCTGGAGCTGGGTGAGGACACCGCGGTGGGGCTGGGAGTCGCGGCGAGCACGACCCGGCTCACGGCCATCGTGCTCGGCGTCGGCCTTGCGGCGGCCGCGGTCGCCATGGCTGGGCCGGTGGGTTTCGTCGCCCTCACCGCAGGTCCGATCGCGCGACGGCTCATCGGCGACGGCAAGCCCGCGCTGGTGGCGGGTGCGCTGGTAGGCGCTGCCGTGACGCTCGGCGCCGACATTGTCGCGGCACACCTGGTACCCGGCGACGTTGTGCCGGTCGGTGTCATCACCGGTCTGGTCGGTGGCCCATACCTGTTCTGGCTACTCGCGCGGTCGCGTGGAGTGGGGAGGGATTCGTGA
- a CDS encoding ABC transporter ATP-binding protein — protein MTTDASVGVNTTTSLAARDLTLAYGEHPVVRALTLELPAARVTAIVGPNGCGKSTVIRGLGRLLRPRTGQVLLGGQNIRTMSGRVLARRIGLLPQQPVAPEGLTVADLVARGRFPHLGLFNRPGAADLEIVTESLEATGTADLAGRRLDELSGGQRQRVWIAMVLAQQTDVLLLDEPTTFLDIAHQIEVLDLLSRLNRERGTTVVMVLHELNLAARYADHLIVMNGGRAVEQGPPSSVLTEDVVHSAFGLRAMVVPDPATGGPMVVPRKSTS, from the coding sequence GTGACTACGGACGCCTCGGTCGGGGTGAACACCACCACGTCGCTGGCAGCACGCGACCTCACGCTGGCATACGGGGAACACCCCGTGGTGCGGGCACTGACGCTGGAGCTACCGGCCGCGCGGGTGACGGCGATCGTCGGGCCCAACGGGTGCGGCAAGTCGACGGTGATACGAGGGCTGGGGCGGCTACTACGACCGAGAACGGGGCAGGTGCTGCTGGGAGGCCAGAACATCCGGACGATGTCGGGCCGCGTGCTGGCACGTCGGATCGGGCTGCTGCCGCAGCAACCCGTCGCGCCCGAGGGGTTGACCGTCGCCGACCTTGTCGCGCGTGGCAGGTTCCCGCACCTGGGTCTGTTCAACCGGCCCGGCGCCGCTGACCTGGAGATCGTCACGGAGTCCCTCGAAGCGACGGGGACCGCCGACCTCGCCGGGCGCCGGCTCGACGAGCTCTCCGGGGGGCAGCGGCAGCGCGTGTGGATCGCCATGGTGCTGGCTCAACAGACCGATGTGTTGCTGCTGGACGAGCCGACGACCTTTCTGGACATCGCCCACCAGATCGAGGTACTCGACCTGCTGAGCAGGCTCAACCGCGAGCGTGGCACCACCGTGGTGATGGTGCTGCACGAGCTGAATCTGGCGGCCAGATACGCCGACCACCTGATCGTGATGAACGGTGGGCGCGCAGTGGAGCAGGGCCCGCCCAGTTCGGTGTTGACCGAGGACGTAGTGCACTCCGCGTTCGGACTTCGGGCGATGGTGGTGCCCGATCCGGCTACCGGGGGGCCGATGGTGGTGCCGCGGAAGTCCACATCGTGA
- a CDS encoding iron-siderophore ABC transporter substrate-binding protein, translating to MPEFPFRRAFCLGRRSAAGIAAAAVAALALTACGSDTGSKADSSAPSSGSFEPVTIEHAFGKTEIQEKPTRVVTIGWGSTDAMLALGVVPVGIEKQEYGGDANGVLPWVADKLTELDAQTPTLLPSANSADPAYEQILKLRPDLILAPYSGITEEQYGKLSKIADTVAYPKQPWSTTMEEIVTVTGRSLGLADEAERVLADIDATVAKAKAEHPEFDGLTIATLAYGSNELYTYTQADPREQVLRDLGFETAPSVLDLTKTADPGAFYVPFSFEQADRLTSDVLLTYSASEDELEALEQNPGYRSMPQIEAGTVAKVVGEAEVAAVSPPTALSVTWGLPELVDALAEAATSAS from the coding sequence ATGCCCGAATTCCCGTTCCGCCGTGCGTTCTGCCTGGGTCGGCGCAGCGCGGCCGGTATCGCAGCCGCCGCGGTCGCCGCTCTCGCGCTCACCGCCTGCGGGAGCGACACCGGCTCCAAGGCAGACTCTTCGGCACCCTCGTCCGGCAGCTTCGAGCCGGTGACGATCGAGCACGCCTTCGGCAAGACCGAGATCCAGGAGAAGCCGACGCGCGTTGTGACCATCGGCTGGGGCTCCACCGACGCGATGCTGGCTCTCGGCGTCGTCCCGGTGGGGATCGAGAAGCAGGAGTACGGCGGCGACGCCAACGGTGTGCTGCCCTGGGTGGCCGACAAGCTCACCGAACTCGACGCGCAGACGCCGACACTACTTCCCTCGGCCAACAGCGCGGATCCTGCCTACGAGCAGATACTGAAGCTGCGGCCCGATCTCATCCTTGCCCCGTACTCCGGTATCACCGAGGAGCAGTACGGCAAGCTCTCCAAGATCGCCGATACGGTCGCCTACCCGAAGCAGCCGTGGTCGACGACGATGGAGGAGATCGTCACCGTCACGGGGCGGTCGCTGGGGCTGGCGGACGAGGCTGAGCGGGTCCTCGCCGACATCGACGCCACGGTCGCGAAAGCGAAGGCCGAGCACCCCGAGTTCGACGGACTCACCATCGCCACACTGGCTTACGGCAGCAACGAGCTCTACACCTACACACAGGCTGATCCACGCGAGCAGGTGCTGCGCGATCTCGGATTCGAAACGGCACCAAGCGTCCTCGACCTCACCAAGACCGCCGATCCGGGCGCGTTCTACGTGCCGTTCTCCTTCGAGCAGGCCGATCGGCTCACCTCGGACGTGCTGCTGACGTACTCGGCAAGTGAGGACGAACTCGAGGCGCTGGAGCAAAACCCCGGTTACCGGTCGATGCCGCAGATCGAGGCGGGCACCGTCGCCAAGGTAGTCGGCGAGGCGGAAGTCGCGGCCGTGTCGCCGCCCACCGCACTTTCCGTGACCTGGGGACTTCCCGAGTTGGTGGACGCACTCGCCGAAGCGGCGACCAGCGCGTCCTGA
- a CDS encoding siderophore-interacting protein, with translation MTSTADLAKVSPFRLFDVEVLRRQRLSPTFQRITMTGPDLGRFADNGFDQRIKVILPLPGVGFDHLSRGDDWYQHWRTLPDQLRNPIRTYTVRAARPEANEIDVDFALHGETGPASRWATEARPGDRVAIVGPDAAYSGTHGGVDFRPHSGARRILLAGDETATPAIACILECLPGDATGEVLLEVPHAADALALTHPRGMRVTWLGRDGAAHGSKLAPALRDLAAGLLVEQERRTGQPVDDVDVDSGLLWEVPDGDPATRGLYAWLAGEAGVIKALRRYLVSDLGIDRRSVAFMGYWRLGRSEPTT, from the coding sequence GTGACCAGCACCGCGGATCTGGCGAAGGTGTCACCGTTTCGGCTGTTCGACGTCGAGGTGCTGCGCAGGCAGCGGCTGAGCCCGACGTTCCAGCGAATCACGATGACGGGCCCCGACCTGGGGCGGTTCGCCGACAACGGATTCGACCAGCGGATCAAGGTCATCCTGCCACTGCCCGGTGTCGGCTTCGATCACCTCTCCCGTGGCGACGACTGGTACCAGCACTGGCGGACACTGCCTGACCAACTGCGCAACCCCATACGCACCTACACGGTCCGGGCCGCCCGACCCGAGGCCAACGAGATCGACGTCGACTTCGCGCTGCACGGCGAGACCGGGCCTGCGTCGCGTTGGGCGACTGAGGCGCGGCCAGGCGACCGGGTGGCGATCGTCGGGCCGGATGCCGCCTACAGCGGGACACACGGCGGTGTCGATTTCCGGCCGCACAGCGGTGCCAGGCGGATCCTGCTGGCAGGCGACGAGACCGCGACACCGGCCATCGCCTGCATCCTCGAATGCCTACCCGGCGACGCCACCGGAGAGGTGTTGCTGGAGGTTCCGCACGCGGCGGACGCGCTGGCACTGACCCACCCGCGGGGAATGCGAGTCACGTGGTTGGGGCGCGACGGTGCCGCGCACGGCAGCAAGCTGGCCCCAGCGCTGCGCGACCTCGCCGCCGGGTTGCTCGTCGAGCAGGAGCGCCGAACCGGTCAGCCGGTGGACGATGTGGACGTCGACAGCGGCCTGCTCTGGGAGGTGCCCGACGGCGACCCCGCCACCCGCGGGCTGTACGCGTGGCTGGCGGGAGAGGCCGGGGTCATCAAGGCGCTGCGCCGGTACCTCGTCAGCGATCTCGGCATCGACCGCCGCAGCGTCGCGTTCATGGGCTACTGGCGCCTCGGCCGCAGCGAACCGACCACTTGA
- a CDS encoding acyl-CoA dehydrogenase family protein, which yields MARLAQTAGLSDVQVEILSTVRSFVDREIIPCAQELERGDVYPAEIVAGMRELGLFGLTIPEEFGGLGESLLTYALVVEEIARGWMSVSGVINTHFIVAHMVGRYGTEQQRARLLPRMASGEVRGAFSMSEPDLGSDVAAIRTRARREGDEYVVDGSKMWLTNGGTSNLVAVLVRTEEGAEKPHENLTTLLVEKPEGFGEVAPGLTIPGKIEKMGYKGVDTTEAVFDGFRVGVDAVLGGVPGRGFGHMMDGIEVGRVNVAARACGIAVRAFELAVEYAQQRRTFGRPIAQHQAIAFKLAEMATKVEAAHLMMVNAARLKDAGARNDVEAGMAKLIASEYCAEVTQEAFRIHGGYGYSKEYEIERLMREAPFLLIGEGTSEIQKTIISRGLLREYKLRD from the coding sequence ATGGCCCGTCTTGCGCAGACTGCTGGTTTGTCTGATGTGCAGGTGGAGATTTTGTCGACGGTGCGTTCGTTTGTGGACAGGGAGATTATTCCGTGTGCGCAGGAGTTGGAGCGGGGGGATGTGTATCCGGCGGAGATTGTGGCGGGGATGCGGGAGTTGGGGTTGTTCGGGTTGACGATTCCGGAGGAGTTTGGGGGGTTGGGGGAGTCGTTGTTGACGTATGCGTTGGTGGTGGAGGAGATCGCGCGGGGGTGGATGAGTGTGTCGGGGGTGATCAACACTCATTTCATTGTGGCGCACATGGTGGGTCGGTACGGCACGGAGCAGCAGCGGGCGCGGTTGTTGCCGAGGATGGCGTCGGGTGAGGTGCGGGGTGCGTTTTCGATGTCGGAGCCGGATTTGGGGTCGGATGTGGCGGCGATCAGGACGCGGGCTCGGCGGGAGGGGGATGAGTATGTGGTGGATGGGTCGAAGATGTGGTTGACGAATGGGGGGACGTCGAATTTGGTGGCGGTGTTGGTGCGGACGGAGGAGGGGGCGGAAAAGCCGCATGAGAATTTGACGACGTTGTTGGTGGAGAAGCCGGAGGGGTTTGGTGAGGTGGCGCCGGGGCTGACGATTCCGGGGAAGATCGAGAAGATGGGGTACAAGGGGGTGGATACCACGGAGGCGGTGTTCGACGGGTTTCGGGTGGGGGTGGATGCGGTGTTGGGGGGTGTGCCGGGTCGGGGGTTTGGGCACATGATGGATGGGATTGAGGTGGGGCGGGTGAATGTGGCGGCGCGGGCGTGTGGGATCGCGGTGCGGGCGTTTGAGTTGGCGGTGGAGTATGCGCAGCAGCGGCGGACGTTCGGTAGGCCGATCGCGCAGCATCAGGCGATTGCGTTCAAGTTGGCGGAGATGGCGACGAAGGTGGAGGCGGCGCATTTGATGATGGTGAATGCGGCGCGGTTGAAGGATGCGGGGGCGCGTAACGATGTGGAGGCGGGGATGGCGAAGTTGATCGCCAGTGAGTACTGCGCGGAGGTGACCCAGGAGGCGTTTCGTATCCATGGTGGCTATGGCTATTCCAAGGAGTACGAGATCGAACGCCTGATGCGGGAGGCGCCGTTCCTGCTCATCGGGGAGGGCACCAGCGAGATCCAGAAGACCATCATCAGCCGGGGACTCCTGCGCGAGTACAAACTCCGAGACTGA
- a CDS encoding GntR family transcriptional regulator: MGRAPVDSETGQVDQPAGGSSRRASFGGKQQLSERVAAYVREGIMVGQFRAGEFVRTEKLAAELGVSQTPVREALMILHSEGSVRWEPRRGYRVVPVSRRDVLDLFDVQAYIAGELAARAAKQLDEAEVERLEGVQRELAEAERLGDTELVDQLNHEIHRSINKASDSLRMATLLNLTVSYVPLRFFGKIEGWAAASVHDHSAIFAALRERDPESARAAMSEHIKHIGQLLADHLGKQGILR, encoded by the coding sequence ATGGGGCGAGCGCCGGTGGACAGCGAGACTGGACAGGTCGATCAGCCTGCCGGCGGCTCCTCCCGTCGTGCCAGCTTCGGCGGCAAGCAGCAGCTCAGCGAGCGGGTGGCGGCCTACGTCCGGGAAGGCATCATGGTCGGCCAGTTCCGGGCGGGGGAGTTCGTCCGGACCGAGAAGTTGGCGGCCGAGCTGGGTGTAAGCCAGACCCCCGTGCGGGAAGCGCTCATGATCCTGCACAGCGAAGGCTCGGTCCGCTGGGAACCGCGCAGGGGCTACCGCGTGGTGCCCGTCAGCAGGCGCGATGTGCTCGACCTTTTCGACGTGCAGGCCTACATCGCGGGTGAACTCGCCGCCAGGGCCGCGAAGCAGCTGGACGAGGCCGAGGTGGAACGGCTGGAGGGTGTCCAGCGCGAGCTGGCGGAGGCCGAACGGCTCGGTGACACCGAGCTGGTCGATCAGCTCAACCACGAGATTCACCGCTCCATCAACAAGGCTTCGGACTCACTTCGCATGGCGACGTTGCTGAACCTGACGGTCAGCTACGTCCCGCTACGCTTCTTCGGCAAGATCGAGGGCTGGGCCGCTGCCTCCGTGCACGATCACTCCGCGATCTTCGCGGCGCTGCGTGAGCGCGATCCGGAAAGCGCCCGAGCGGCGATGTCCGAGCACATCAAGCACATCGGACAGTTGCTCGCCGACCACCTCGGCAAGCAAGGCATCCTGCGCTGA